One window of Desulfosoma sp. genomic DNA carries:
- the dfsP gene encoding DUF166 family (seleno)protein DfsP yields MKRPQKILVFQQKGSGEPKIAGVRRYGDGLYEIQIVNIDEMLPSVLDDTQPYLPEVLDADLVLDYLKHPDLSEDLAKKCAALHIPVVASGKKVKAAGVYTPPTCCGLSRPGRLGVYEERFGAPEIEVVLENGRIQRVLVRRGAPCGATWEAARKMQGCRVEEAPVRYGLEVQYFCVADPSGWDPLYGKSPVHFAGHVHKKAMARALKDAGVALASCEDQKDTAIQEEVCI; encoded by the coding sequence ATGAAAAGGCCGCAAAAAATTCTGGTTTTCCAGCAAAAGGGCAGCGGGGAACCTAAGATCGCAGGCGTTCGGAGATACGGCGACGGCCTTTACGAGATTCAGATCGTCAATATCGATGAAATGCTTCCCTCGGTCCTGGATGATACCCAGCCCTATTTGCCCGAGGTCTTGGATGCGGATCTGGTCTTGGACTATCTCAAACACCCGGATTTGTCCGAGGATCTAGCCAAGAAATGTGCGGCGCTTCATATTCCCGTAGTCGCCTCCGGAAAGAAGGTTAAAGCAGCTGGAGTTTACACACCTCCCACCTGCTGCGGCCTTTCTCGGCCGGGTCGGCTGGGGGTATACGAAGAACGTTTCGGAGCTCCGGAAATTGAGGTGGTTTTGGAAAACGGGCGCATCCAAAGAGTTTTGGTGCGTCGTGGAGCACCGTGTGGCGCCACGTGGGAAGCTGCGCGAAAAATGCAAGGGTGCCGCGTGGAGGAGGCTCCTGTCCGTTATGGACTGGAAGTTCAGTATTTCTGCGTAGCCGATCCTTCTGGATGGGACCCTCTGTATGGAAAGAGTCCCGTCCACTTCGCGGGTCACGTTCACAAAAAGGCTATGGCCAGAGCTCTCAAGGACGCCGGTGTTGCTTTGGCATCTTGCGAAGATCAGAAAGATACGGCGATCCAGGAAGAAGTTTGTATTTGA
- a CDS encoding glutamine--tRNA ligase/YqeY domain fusion protein produces the protein MNKGKEIPTVSNFIKEIIEEDLRTGKYGGRVHTRFPPEPNGYLHIGHAKSICLNFGLALEYKGLCNLRFDDTNPAKEDVEYVESIQEDVRWLGFDWGDRLYYASDYFEQLYEYAVQLIRLGKAYVDSLSTEEIRQYRGTLTEPGKNSPYRNRSVEENLDLFQRMRAGEFDEGQHVLRAKIDMASPNINMRDPVIYRIKKASHHRTGDTWCIYPMYDFAHCLCDSIEGITHSICTLEFEDHRPLYDWFLDVLGVYHPQQIEFARLNLSYTVLSKRKLIQLVQEGVVEGWDDPRMPTISGLRRRGYTPESIRRFCELIGVAKRDSVVDVALLEHCVREDLNKRAPRVMAVLRPLKMVIVNYPEDKTEELEALNNPEDPSMGVRTVPFCRELYIERDDFREDPPKQYFRLAPGREVRLRYGYYVTCVDVVKDSHTGEVKEIHCTYDPATRGGWSPDGRKVKGTIHWVSARHALTAQVRLYDRLFTKENPSDTEPGKTFLDYLNSNSLEVLEDCRVEPSLRNASLGKQYQFERLGYFCVDTRSSNPDRLVFNRIVSLKDTWAKIEKSLNKGHGTEVS, from the coding sequence ATGAATAAAGGCAAAGAGATTCCGACTGTTTCCAACTTTATCAAAGAAATTATTGAAGAAGACCTGAGAACGGGTAAATACGGTGGACGTGTCCATACGCGATTTCCTCCCGAACCCAACGGATATCTGCATATCGGTCACGCCAAGTCCATCTGCCTGAATTTCGGATTGGCCTTGGAATACAAGGGGTTGTGTAACCTGCGCTTTGACGATACCAATCCCGCCAAGGAAGATGTGGAATACGTCGAATCCATTCAAGAAGATGTGCGCTGGCTGGGATTCGACTGGGGGGATCGTCTGTATTACGCATCGGATTACTTTGAGCAGCTCTATGAATACGCGGTGCAACTTATCCGTCTCGGAAAAGCTTATGTGGATAGCTTGAGCACCGAGGAAATTCGTCAGTATCGAGGAACCCTCACCGAACCGGGAAAAAACAGCCCTTACAGGAACCGATCGGTGGAAGAAAACCTGGATCTTTTTCAGCGCATGCGGGCCGGTGAGTTCGACGAGGGACAGCATGTTTTGAGAGCCAAGATTGATATGGCTTCACCGAACATCAATATGCGTGATCCTGTGATCTATCGTATTAAGAAAGCGTCCCATCACAGGACGGGGGATACATGGTGTATTTATCCCATGTACGATTTCGCCCACTGCCTATGTGACTCCATCGAGGGTATCACCCATTCCATCTGCACCCTGGAATTTGAAGATCATCGTCCTCTGTACGATTGGTTCTTAGATGTATTGGGGGTTTACCACCCTCAGCAGATAGAGTTCGCTCGCCTTAATTTGAGCTACACGGTTCTGAGTAAGCGCAAACTGATTCAGCTGGTCCAGGAAGGCGTGGTGGAAGGTTGGGACGACCCACGCATGCCCACTATTTCCGGCTTACGGCGCCGGGGGTACACGCCGGAGTCCATTCGTAGGTTTTGCGAACTTATCGGTGTGGCGAAAAGGGACAGTGTGGTGGATGTGGCATTGTTGGAACATTGCGTGCGCGAGGATCTTAATAAAAGGGCGCCACGAGTGATGGCGGTTCTGCGCCCTCTTAAGATGGTTATCGTGAACTACCCTGAAGACAAAACCGAAGAACTGGAAGCCTTAAACAATCCTGAAGATCCTTCCATGGGGGTTCGAACCGTTCCTTTTTGCCGAGAACTTTACATTGAACGCGACGATTTTAGAGAAGATCCGCCGAAACAGTATTTTCGCCTGGCTCCAGGCCGGGAAGTTCGGCTGCGTTACGGCTACTACGTGACCTGTGTGGACGTGGTGAAGGATTCTCACACGGGAGAGGTTAAGGAAATTCACTGCACGTACGATCCAGCCACACGTGGCGGATGGTCTCCTGACGGCCGCAAGGTAAAAGGAACCATTCACTGGGTTTCGGCACGCCACGCCTTGACGGCTCAAGTGCGCCTTTACGACCGTCTTTTCACCAAAGAAAACCCTAGTGATACAGAACCGGGAAAAACCTTTTTGGATTACCTTAATTCAAATTCCCTTGAAGTGCTTGAAGATTGTCGTGTGGAGCCCAGCCTACGTAACGCCTCTTTGGGAAAACAGTACCAGTTTGAGAGACTTGGCTATTTTTGTGTCGATACGCGAAGCTCCAATCCTGACCGTTTGGTGTTCAATCGTATTGTTTCCTTAAAAGATACCTGGGCCAAGATTGAAAAATCCCTGAACAAGGGGCACGGGACGGAGGTGTCATGA
- the mreC gene encoding rod shape-determining protein MreC, protein MPEWLRRMRRLALLVVIGGAMLYVLSLNVRPPARMDILQRTVMETLAPLLHASRRALQTTEQWVQRYVALRRVQEENERLKKQRASLESELVRYQEAFLENQRLRRLLDFRDALRVETLAAEVVVQNGAGWSRTIIINKGMRDGVKTDMPVVNDEGVVGYVLDVSDRYARVLLLTDRDCAVDALVQRNRVRGVLGGLDSEACELRYVRSNQEVRPGDLLITSGKDGLFPAGLRLGIVKQVRKDPSALFQQIEVVPTVQFGVLQEVLILRSLRDFPAQWMEGAAKD, encoded by the coding sequence ATGCCGGAATGGCTGCGCCGAATGCGGCGGCTGGCGCTTCTCGTGGTGATAGGAGGAGCCATGCTCTATGTCCTGTCGCTCAATGTTCGACCTCCTGCCCGGATGGACATACTGCAAAGAACCGTGATGGAGACGCTCGCTCCGCTTTTGCACGCTTCTCGAAGAGCGCTTCAGACGACGGAACAATGGGTCCAAAGGTATGTCGCCTTGCGCCGTGTGCAGGAAGAGAACGAAAGGCTCAAAAAACAGAGGGCCTCCCTGGAAAGTGAACTGGTTCGTTATCAGGAAGCTTTTCTAGAAAATCAGAGGTTACGACGCCTTTTGGATTTTCGAGATGCCCTTCGTGTGGAAACCCTGGCCGCCGAAGTTGTCGTCCAAAACGGTGCGGGATGGTCGAGAACTATTATCATCAACAAAGGGATGCGTGACGGCGTGAAGACCGACATGCCCGTTGTGAACGATGAGGGGGTTGTGGGGTATGTCTTGGATGTGTCCGATCGCTATGCGAGGGTTCTTCTTTTGACGGATCGAGATTGCGCCGTGGACGCCTTGGTCCAGCGCAACCGAGTTCGAGGGGTTCTTGGAGGGCTGGATTCAGAGGCGTGTGAACTGCGCTATGTGCGAAGCAATCAAGAGGTGAGGCCTGGAGATCTTCTGATAACCTCCGGTAAGGATGGGCTTTTCCCTGCCGGTCTGAGGTTAGGAATCGTTAAACAAGTCAGAAAGGATCCTTCGGCTCTCTTTCAGCAGATTGAGGTGGTGCCGACGGTGCAATTCGGTGTGCTTCAGGAAGTCCTGATCCTCAGAAGCTTACGTGATTTTCCAGCTCAATGGATGGAAGGGGCCGCAAAAGATTGA
- a CDS encoding sulfide-dependent adenosine diphosphate thiazole synthase has translation MPLDERIITKAIIDRYFEKIKSILDLDVAIVGAGPSGLVAGYCLASAGRKVAVFERKLSVGGGMWGGGMLFNEIVVQEEARHVLEELGVSTRLYEEGYYTADAVETASTLTSRCLKAGAPIFNAVTVEDVVMRPEGIVGLVINWTAVEMAGLHVDPLAIRARAVIDATGHDTEVVKVVQKKVPGKLKTPSGAIEGEKSMWSDEAERLTIENTREVFPGLFVAGMAANATFGGPRMGPIFGGMLLSGKKVAELVFGFLETASKKIP, from the coding sequence ATGCCTTTGGATGAAAGGATTATCACGAAAGCCATCATCGACCGATACTTCGAAAAGATCAAAAGCATTTTGGACTTGGATGTTGCCATCGTGGGAGCGGGACCGTCAGGTCTCGTGGCCGGCTATTGTCTGGCTTCCGCAGGAAGAAAGGTGGCCGTCTTTGAAAGGAAGCTCAGCGTAGGTGGGGGTATGTGGGGAGGAGGCATGCTTTTCAACGAAATTGTGGTGCAGGAAGAAGCCCGTCATGTGCTGGAAGAACTGGGGGTCAGCACGCGCCTTTATGAGGAAGGATATTACACGGCGGATGCCGTGGAAACCGCTTCAACCCTCACCTCACGATGCTTAAAGGCAGGGGCGCCTATCTTCAACGCAGTGACGGTCGAAGACGTGGTGATGCGCCCGGAGGGTATCGTCGGTCTTGTCATCAATTGGACGGCGGTAGAAATGGCCGGCTTGCATGTGGACCCCCTGGCGATTCGTGCGCGGGCTGTGATCGACGCTACAGGGCATGACACGGAGGTGGTCAAAGTGGTGCAGAAAAAAGTACCCGGAAAGCTGAAGACTCCCAGCGGCGCCATTGAAGGGGAAAAATCCATGTGGTCCGATGAGGCCGAAAGGTTGACCATTGAAAACACTCGCGAAGTGTTTCCCGGCCTTTTCGTGGCGGGAATGGCCGCCAACGCAACCTTTGGTGGACCTCGCATGGGACCGATCTTTGGAGGCATGCTTCTTTCAGGGAAAAAAGTAGCGGAATTGGTTTTTGGCTTTCTCGAAACAGCATCCAAGAAAATCCCGTAA
- the mrdA gene encoding penicillin-binding protein 2, whose translation MGRIGMNGARSENGQKKTQPLMQPDAQGLQLIAWEAKERAVFERQFRLVVLFALAVFCIYVFQLWYLQVAKGHYYRERSENNRIRTVTIRSPRGIVFDRNGMPLVENRPAFHLMLVREDIKDSETLENVLQAVGSLTGKGVEELKAVLEANKSKRRFEPVRLVADIDRDTLARVEARRLRLPGVYVDVEPCRGYKFSGTAAHLVGYLGEISEEELKKDTYQGYQAGEFIGKGGIEKSFEKFLRGESGWRQVEVDAVGRQIRSLQERLPISGRDMWLTIDLDLQRVAEECLRGKVGSIVAVDPNSGEILAMASSPTFDQERFVRGMSLDEWKKFISDASHPLLNRAVSSAYPPGSIYKPFVAVAALEEGVMTPKSVVSCPGYYFFADRRYRCWRDTGHGAVDVHRAIVESCDVYFYTVGMKLGVDTIAAYAKMFGFGELSGIELPSERPGLIPTRDWKLKATGIPWQKGETISISIGQGFDQVTPLQAAMAYAALVNGGILWTPKLVNRLEAADDGEQDLVKPKIRRKVSVRRETLDLVKKGLVGVVNEGRGTAHAIALKEVILGGKTGTAQVVRMGENIDRKAHQRSLADHHKDHAWFVGFGPAEKPEIVVAVIVEHGGHGSSGAAPLAQRVIRKYLEKTHPELRGREDSTVQTVEDDGD comes from the coding sequence ATGGGTCGCATCGGGATGAACGGTGCCCGCAGCGAGAACGGTCAAAAGAAGACTCAACCCTTGATGCAACCCGACGCGCAAGGGCTGCAATTGATTGCCTGGGAAGCCAAGGAGCGTGCCGTTTTTGAACGCCAATTTCGGCTCGTGGTGCTTTTTGCTTTGGCGGTTTTCTGCATCTACGTTTTTCAGCTCTGGTACCTCCAAGTTGCCAAAGGGCATTATTACCGAGAAAGGTCTGAAAACAATCGAATCCGCACCGTAACCATTCGCTCGCCTCGAGGCATCGTCTTTGATCGAAACGGAATGCCTCTGGTGGAAAACCGCCCGGCGTTCCATTTGATGCTCGTTCGAGAGGATATTAAAGACAGTGAAACCCTTGAAAATGTCTTGCAAGCTGTAGGCAGTTTAACTGGCAAAGGCGTTGAAGAATTAAAAGCTGTCCTTGAAGCCAACAAGAGCAAAAGGCGATTTGAACCCGTTCGACTCGTTGCCGATATCGATCGAGACACACTGGCACGAGTGGAAGCTCGGCGGCTTCGGCTCCCTGGAGTATACGTGGATGTGGAACCTTGCCGCGGCTACAAGTTCAGCGGAACGGCCGCCCATCTCGTGGGTTACCTCGGAGAAATCTCGGAAGAAGAGCTGAAAAAGGACACTTATCAAGGGTATCAGGCCGGAGAATTCATTGGCAAGGGAGGTATAGAGAAATCCTTTGAAAAGTTTCTTCGAGGTGAAAGCGGATGGCGGCAGGTGGAGGTGGACGCCGTTGGTCGACAGATTCGCTCCTTGCAAGAAAGATTGCCCATTTCGGGCAGGGATATGTGGTTAACCATCGATTTGGACTTGCAAAGGGTGGCGGAGGAATGCCTACGCGGGAAAGTAGGAAGCATCGTGGCTGTGGATCCCAACTCCGGAGAGATTCTGGCCATGGCCAGCAGCCCCACCTTTGATCAAGAACGGTTCGTTCGTGGCATGAGTCTTGACGAATGGAAGAAATTCATCTCGGATGCCAGCCATCCTCTTTTGAACCGTGCCGTTTCTTCGGCCTATCCTCCAGGCTCCATCTACAAACCCTTTGTGGCCGTAGCGGCTTTGGAAGAAGGTGTGATGACGCCCAAGAGTGTGGTTTCTTGTCCAGGGTATTATTTCTTTGCAGACCGGCGATACCGATGTTGGCGAGATACGGGACATGGGGCGGTGGATGTCCATCGTGCCATTGTGGAATCGTGTGATGTGTATTTTTACACGGTGGGCATGAAACTCGGCGTGGATACCATTGCAGCCTATGCCAAAATGTTTGGTTTCGGGGAATTAAGCGGCATTGAACTACCCTCGGAGCGTCCGGGGCTCATTCCCACTCGGGACTGGAAACTGAAAGCCACAGGCATCCCTTGGCAAAAAGGGGAGACCATCTCCATTTCAATCGGGCAAGGTTTTGATCAAGTAACACCTCTTCAGGCGGCCATGGCCTATGCGGCACTCGTCAACGGAGGAATCCTGTGGACCCCTAAGCTGGTCAACCGCCTTGAGGCGGCGGATGACGGGGAGCAGGACCTGGTAAAACCTAAGATACGAAGAAAGGTTTCAGTGCGCAGGGAAACCCTGGATCTTGTGAAAAAAGGGCTCGTTGGTGTCGTGAACGAAGGTCGCGGCACAGCCCATGCCATTGCGCTTAAAGAGGTGATTCTGGGTGGTAAAACGGGTACGGCTCAGGTGGTGAGAATGGGTGAGAACATCGATCGGAAAGCCCACCAAAGATCCCTGGCGGACCATCACAAGGATCATGCATGGTTTGTAGGTTTTGGGCCGGCCGAAAAACCAGAAATTGTGGTTGCGGTCATTGTGGAGCACGGAGGGCATGGCTCCTCGGGAGCTGCCCCATTGGCGCAGAGGGTAATACGGAAATATTTGGAAAAGACTCATCCCGAACTTCGAGGCCGTGAAGACAGCACGGTTCAAACCGTCGAGGATGACGGAGATTGA
- a CDS encoding rod shape-determining protein: MFLNRILGWFSNDLAIDLGTANTLVYVKGKGIVLCEPSVVAVKRSAGQNTQVVAVGKDAKLMLGKTPGTIEAIRPMKDGVIADFEVAEAMLRYFIRKVHNRRSLVRPRIIVAVPSGVTQVERRAVRESAESAGAREVYLIEEPMAAAIGAGLPITEPVCNMIVDIGGGTTEVAVISLAGIVYSRSVRVGGDKMDVAILQHIKRKYNLLIGERTAELIKTTLGNAYPSGQLETMSIKGRDLVSGIPKTIEINSDEVRESIQEQIDTIVETVKTALEQTPPELAADIVDRGIVLTGGGALLRNLDHLLRLETGLPVVLTEDPLATVVLGSGKALEDIEILKEVLS, translated from the coding sequence ATGTTTTTGAATCGTATTTTGGGATGGTTCTCTAATGATTTGGCCATTGACCTAGGAACGGCCAACACCCTCGTCTACGTCAAGGGCAAAGGAATCGTTCTCTGTGAACCTTCTGTGGTGGCGGTCAAACGCAGTGCCGGTCAAAACACGCAGGTGGTGGCCGTGGGAAAAGACGCCAAGCTGATGCTTGGAAAAACACCGGGAACCATTGAAGCCATTCGGCCCATGAAGGATGGCGTCATTGCCGATTTTGAAGTGGCGGAAGCGATGCTGCGCTACTTCATTCGAAAGGTGCATAATCGACGCAGTTTGGTGCGTCCAAGGATCATCGTGGCGGTTCCGTCCGGGGTCACTCAGGTGGAGCGGCGTGCCGTGCGTGAGTCGGCGGAATCGGCGGGGGCTCGTGAGGTGTACCTTATCGAAGAACCTATGGCGGCGGCCATCGGGGCAGGATTGCCTATTACGGAGCCGGTTTGTAATATGATTGTGGATATCGGCGGCGGGACCACAGAAGTCGCGGTCATCTCCCTTGCCGGTATCGTCTATAGTCGCTCGGTGCGTGTAGGCGGGGACAAGATGGATGTGGCCATTCTGCAGCACATCAAACGCAAATATAATTTGCTCATCGGGGAGAGAACCGCCGAGCTAATCAAGACGACCTTGGGCAATGCCTACCCCTCTGGGCAGCTGGAAACCATGTCCATCAAGGGGCGGGATCTGGTCAGTGGCATTCCCAAAACGATTGAAATCAATTCGGACGAGGTGAGAGAATCCATTCAGGAACAAATTGATACCATCGTGGAAACGGTGAAAACGGCCTTGGAACAAACACCGCCTGAGCTCGCAGCGGACATTGTGGATCGAGGGATCGTGTTGACGGGAGGAGGCGCCCTCTTGCGCAACCTGGACCATCTGTTGCGTCTCGAAACCGGCCTTCCGGTTGTGCTCACTGAAGATCCCCTGGCGACGGTGGTGCTGGGGTCTGGTAAGGCCTTGGAAGACATCGAAATCCTCAAAGAGGTTCTCAGCTAA
- a CDS encoding radical SAM protein: MNVVLLQLPVQSHDYTYPRENMALGVGYLKAYAESVLPEVRIVLGPKALVNYGGDQALVDWILSQNPDVVGFSCYVWNVERSLALARRLRARSPHVRIVLGGPEVTPENDFLTKAGGFDVGVLGEGEETFVAVLASLSRCDLPLENLPGLLLPCPEGWRVTKPRPPIKKLDSIPSPYLCGALYPSDAGTILLETVRGCPNRCTYCYYHKRFPQVRPFSLRRLQEELLWAAHQGVSEIYFVDPCFTRRKDFDALLEAIQKARHLHAFTFQCEGNAEDISPALADALAQAGLTQMEVGLQTINPKALARIRRPFNRKRFVDGVRALRLAGIQVMVDIMLALPEDSLDDVKKTIDFVVDQDLYDELSVYTLSLLPGTELRRQAENLGIVYHPAPPYHVLQTPHMSPTDIRRAYEYAEEATGVDFFPPDLPPFLDPPEIHRHGPYITAFPVEKTQELFLRSHPVPHNPVQDPFGLVGQALTVYVSRHTAHFLEESSIKRIFAEIFEKNPWSLLSLMISVDTSNFPWAAVFSLAYQVLNVRNHVMDREDFSTLDPVKSVQIFALLPVRASQRTLVRFPVVAPSVIEGHLAATAPTADQAWVAVPENMSREEETLWLEAIWPWCPPHIQRMRLGDAATGS; encoded by the coding sequence GTGAACGTCGTTTTGTTGCAATTGCCCGTTCAGTCCCATGATTATACCTATCCGCGCGAGAATATGGCCCTGGGCGTCGGTTATCTCAAAGCCTACGCAGAGTCCGTCTTGCCCGAAGTGCGCATTGTGCTCGGGCCGAAAGCTCTTGTCAATTACGGCGGCGACCAGGCCTTGGTGGATTGGATTCTTTCCCAGAATCCAGACGTGGTCGGATTCAGTTGCTATGTGTGGAACGTGGAACGATCCCTGGCCCTCGCTCGACGCCTTCGAGCCCGGAGTCCTCATGTACGCATCGTGTTAGGAGGACCGGAAGTCACTCCTGAAAATGATTTTCTGACAAAGGCCGGCGGCTTCGATGTAGGCGTTCTTGGAGAAGGCGAAGAAACCTTTGTGGCCGTCCTTGCGTCTCTTTCCCGTTGTGATTTGCCTTTGGAAAACCTTCCTGGACTGCTTCTTCCATGCCCTGAAGGATGGCGCGTCACAAAACCTCGCCCCCCCATCAAGAAGTTGGATTCCATTCCATCCCCTTACTTATGCGGTGCCCTATATCCTTCCGATGCAGGCACCATCCTTTTGGAAACCGTCCGCGGCTGCCCCAATCGGTGCACCTATTGCTACTACCATAAACGATTCCCTCAGGTGCGCCCCTTTTCTCTCAGGCGTCTGCAAGAAGAACTGCTCTGGGCCGCACATCAGGGCGTCTCGGAAATCTACTTTGTCGACCCCTGCTTTACACGAAGAAAAGATTTTGACGCCCTTCTGGAAGCCATTCAAAAGGCTCGTCACCTTCACGCATTTACCTTCCAATGCGAAGGCAATGCGGAAGATATATCCCCGGCCCTTGCCGATGCTCTAGCTCAAGCAGGGCTCACCCAAATGGAGGTGGGACTGCAAACCATAAACCCCAAAGCCTTGGCCAGAATTCGCCGCCCCTTCAATCGAAAGCGTTTCGTGGATGGAGTTCGAGCGCTTCGCCTAGCGGGGATTCAAGTCATGGTGGACATTATGCTGGCACTTCCGGAAGATTCCCTAGACGATGTCAAGAAAACCATCGATTTTGTCGTAGACCAAGATCTTTACGATGAACTGAGTGTCTACACGTTGAGCCTTCTTCCGGGTACAGAGTTGCGTCGACAAGCCGAAAACCTCGGCATCGTCTATCACCCGGCACCTCCGTACCATGTGTTGCAAACGCCGCATATGAGCCCGACAGACATTCGGCGTGCCTACGAATATGCAGAAGAAGCAACTGGTGTCGATTTTTTCCCTCCAGACCTGCCCCCTTTTCTGGATCCACCGGAAATCCATCGTCATGGCCCCTATATCACAGCTTTTCCTGTGGAAAAAACCCAAGAGCTTTTCCTCCGGTCCCACCCCGTGCCTCACAATCCTGTCCAGGACCCTTTCGGTTTGGTAGGCCAAGCCCTTACGGTGTACGTCAGCCGGCACACGGCGCACTTTTTGGAAGAATCCAGCATAAAAAGAATTTTTGCCGAAATTTTTGAGAAAAATCCGTGGAGCCTCTTAAGCTTAATGATTTCAGTCGACACCTCCAATTTCCCTTGGGCCGCCGTGTTTAGCCTGGCCTACCAGGTGCTCAACGTTCGAAACCATGTGATGGACCGGGAGGACTTTTCCACATTGGATCCTGTGAAGTCCGTTCAAATCTTCGCCCTTCTGCCGGTTCGTGCTTCTCAAAGAACCCTCGTGCGCTTTCCCGTGGTCGCCCCATCGGTCATAGAGGGTCATCTCGCTGCCACGGCACCGACAGCCGATCAGGCATGGGTGGCGGTCCCCGAAAACATGTCACGTGAAGAGGAAACGTTATGGTTGGAGGCCATCTGGCCCTGGTGTCCTCCGCATATTCAGCGCATGCGTCTAGGAGATGCGGCAACTGGCTCTTAG
- the thiC gene encoding phosphomethylpyrimidine synthase ThiC, translating into MVTQLDYAKAGIVTDAMRRAAEAEPVTAEELRDLIAKGLAVLPKNIHHEFKTVRAIGQGLFTKVNANLGASGECADMELERRKLAAAIGAGADSVMDLSTGGDLDALRAMYLQEAGTMVGAVPIYAVATEMVRHGMPLEKMDPDDLFAGIESQCRQGVDYITVHCGVTRASAKKLEHFERIMPCVSRGGSILLFWMRRNRKENPLFEDFDTLLDIAHAHDVTLSLGDGFRPGAIADAIDGPQIEELLILAELAQRARARGVQVMIEGPGHVPLEHIQSHVQLEKKLCQGAPFYVLGPLPTDIAAGYDHITAAIGGALAGAAGADFLCYVTPAEHLGLPNEDDVYQGVMAARIAAHIADLAKGLPQALARDKAMSQCRRTLDWEGMITLALDPDMVKRRLRVTKDRQACTMCGKLCAVKLAVSATEEPREGESHAFG; encoded by the coding sequence ATGGTGACACAACTTGATTATGCAAAGGCCGGAATCGTCACGGATGCCATGCGACGTGCCGCGGAAGCCGAACCGGTCACTGCGGAAGAACTTCGAGATTTGATCGCCAAAGGCCTTGCCGTTTTGCCTAAAAACATCCATCACGAATTCAAAACGGTGCGCGCCATTGGTCAAGGTTTGTTCACAAAGGTCAACGCCAACTTGGGGGCCAGCGGAGAATGCGCGGACATGGAGCTGGAACGTCGTAAGCTGGCTGCGGCGATTGGGGCTGGAGCGGATTCGGTCATGGACCTATCCACGGGAGGGGATTTGGATGCCTTGCGAGCCATGTATCTTCAGGAGGCGGGGACCATGGTTGGGGCCGTGCCCATCTATGCTGTGGCCACGGAGATGGTTCGGCATGGTATGCCTTTGGAAAAAATGGACCCGGACGATCTCTTTGCCGGTATTGAAAGCCAATGCCGCCAGGGCGTGGACTACATCACGGTTCATTGCGGCGTGACGAGGGCTTCGGCCAAGAAATTGGAGCATTTTGAAAGAATCATGCCTTGTGTCAGTCGTGGAGGCTCCATTCTTCTGTTTTGGATGCGCCGCAATCGGAAGGAGAACCCACTCTTCGAAGATTTTGACACCCTGCTGGATATTGCCCATGCGCACGATGTGACCCTGAGCCTCGGCGACGGGTTTCGTCCTGGAGCCATCGCGGATGCCATCGATGGCCCTCAAATTGAAGAACTTTTAATCCTGGCCGAGTTGGCCCAAAGGGCTCGTGCCAGAGGGGTGCAGGTTATGATCGAAGGGCCGGGTCATGTCCCCTTGGAACACATTCAGTCGCACGTCCAGCTGGAGAAGAAACTGTGTCAGGGGGCTCCGTTCTATGTCCTTGGTCCACTACCGACAGATATCGCTGCGGGCTACGATCATATCACCGCGGCCATCGGCGGAGCTTTGGCTGGAGCGGCGGGAGCGGATTTCCTGTGCTATGTCACACCGGCGGAACACTTGGGACTGCCCAATGAGGACGATGTGTACCAAGGTGTCATGGCGGCGCGCATCGCTGCCCATATCGCCGATTTGGCCAAGGGTCTTCCGCAGGCTTTGGCACGAGATAAAGCGATGTCCCAATGCCGTCGCACTTTAGATTGGGAAGGAATGATCACTCTGGCACTGGACCCCGATATGGTCAAACGTCGCTTGCGAGTGACGAAGGATCGACAAGCGTGCACCATGTGTGGAAAGTTGTGTGCCGTGAAATTGGCGGTTTCCGCAACAGAGGAACCAAGAGAGGGAGAGAGCCATGCCTTTGGATGA